A genomic window from Schistocerca serialis cubense isolate TAMUIC-IGC-003099 chromosome 4, iqSchSeri2.2, whole genome shotgun sequence includes:
- the LOC126473438 gene encoding solute carrier family 22 member 21-like — MATMLMQFSTIGNLGMVNLQSIEVHPTCLRQIATSVEWAVAGVAMSSLPYLALMDDKRLPFAILSALNLVVAFSVSFLPESALQRLPETLRDGAVFGRGQRYWSWKPKPTPEYAKG; from the exons ATGGCGACCATGCTGATGCAGTTCAGCACCATTGGCAACCTGGGCATGGTGAACCTGCAGAGCATCGAGGTGCACCCCACGTGTCTCCGCCAGATCGCAACGAGTGTCGAGTGGGCAGTTGCCGGGGTTGCCATGTCTTCCCTGCCCTACCTGGCTTTGATG GACGACAAGCGACTTCCCTTCGCCATCCTCTCAGCCCTGAACTTGGTGGTGGCGTTTTCCGTGTCGTTCCTGCCGGAATCTGCGCTGCAGCGATTGCCGGAGACGTTAAGGGACGGTGCCGTCTTTGGCAGAGGACAGCGCTACTGGAGCTGGAAACCCAAACCGACACCAGAGTACGCCAAGGGATAA